The following are encoded in a window of Vicinamibacteria bacterium genomic DNA:
- a CDS encoding Rrf2 family transcriptional regulator, with the protein MRISHRGLYAMKALTHLAEAYGGGLVKIHRIAELESIPEKFLEGILVTLKNARIVASERGREGGYRLRRPPGEIMVGDVIRVVDGPLAPLGDAVELAHRVKTEPRHPGLFDLFLDVRNAAAAILDHTSLADLVERNSRILEGRPQRNAV; encoded by the coding sequence ATGAGGATCTCCCACCGTGGGCTGTACGCCATGAAGGCTCTCACCCACCTGGCCGAGGCTTACGGTGGGGGATTGGTCAAGATTCATCGCATCGCAGAGCTTGAGTCGATACCAGAGAAATTCCTAGAGGGGATCCTGGTGACTCTCAAGAACGCCCGTATCGTCGCGAGCGAGCGTGGACGCGAGGGAGGATATCGCCTTCGCCGACCCCCCGGAGAAATCATGGTGGGCGATGTGATCCGTGTCGTGGACGGGCCGCTCGCCCCGCTTGGGGATGCCGTAGAGCTGGCCCATCGGGTCAAGACCGAGCCCCGCCACCCCGGCCTTTTCGACCTATTTCTGGACGTGCGCAACGCCGCCGCCGCGATCCTGGACCATACGAGCCTCGCCGACCTTGTCGAGCGCAATAGCCGGATCCTCGAAGGTCGTCCGCAGAGAAATGCCGTCTAA
- a CDS encoding insulinase family protein, whose amino-acid sequence MSRTAPLTLALLCTSLGVVPTVAQSVTEKPSTTFTLSNGLTVVINEDSSVANVAVELWVRAGVRYEDAGHWGQAHFFEHIFGATRTPPAPGRVLDGNAQTRRDFCRYYLLVGSEALEYALALQADRLDYPLAAMTAERLKANRDIVINEYRGNESRPFGFGSATDVKMLVNGFGLQHPYGRPIQLNSDVSTLTDADMRRWIAARYTPGEAVLLIAGKVSVERARPLIERYFAPIPAVKGLPAGPQSRLVVEPIQPTPQRRERMTVAAPTGQVLAVWSTPRYGTADADYLTLFAEILAAPEVGRLYLQMVSLDTLASTTAADAQIEELAGLIRATVSLRPGASPQRAESVFLSVVDELSQTGPTDSELRTAKARLATREARQWERLGFQGSRIDLLGEGALYLGNADAYRERVERIANATREDVAHAARMWVLGHGYVLNAIAQASTTSPADIDRTRPVSLPPAVPPNLPPVMVKTLPDSLTLATMEVPESRLVNVTATLSPQTARATEQMRRIVARALTDRHPENRSRRAEAWRACIAAGGAVDVAVDGAATTITIETLVAGTSLALEAAATLFVSEPLDGGAVRRALSEDEDRRVAQDATTRIRAALADLLAGGEAREGRDNRETIADAAIRTMVSTTGATLIVAGGIQSSTVDATVKKLFGDRKTVRAATNNQGTRPARSMVGGPVAYVLDVPGRPQTLIAGGHSLDPITPATFIKARLATAIVGTRLNANLREQRHWSYGAQAMLAAASDGTPMLSVVTEVQADRTADAIAEIRREFGATGGDSETARLPFYRRDLTRQIVGSANITAGVVDALVELTRRGLPLTSYPELLRQAAATDETAIRESLSVLHADALVFIVAGDMASLRPQLVAVGITPMPLPE is encoded by the coding sequence ATGAGTCGAACCGCCCCGCTGACCCTCGCGCTCCTCTGCACGTCCCTAGGCGTCGTTCCGACCGTCGCACAGTCCGTGACGGAGAAACCCTCCACGACCTTTACTCTCTCCAATGGTCTTACCGTGGTGATCAACGAGGATTCCTCGGTGGCAAACGTCGCGGTGGAATTGTGGGTGCGGGCGGGCGTGCGCTACGAAGACGCCGGTCATTGGGGCCAAGCACATTTCTTTGAACACATCTTTGGCGCCACACGTACTCCACCGGCGCCGGGCCGCGTCCTTGATGGCAATGCGCAGACACGTCGCGATTTTTGCCGATACTATTTGCTGGTTGGCAGTGAGGCCCTCGAGTACGCCTTGGCTTTACAGGCCGATCGGCTTGACTACCCACTCGCTGCCATGACGGCTGAACGTCTCAAGGCTAATCGGGACATCGTCATCAACGAATACCGTGGCAATGAATCGCGTCCGTTTGGATTCGGGTCGGCAACAGATGTCAAGATGTTGGTCAACGGCTTCGGGTTGCAGCATCCATACGGCCGGCCGATTCAGCTCAACTCGGACGTCTCCACGCTGACAGACGCCGATATGCGGCGGTGGATCGCCGCACGTTACACGCCCGGCGAGGCCGTCTTGCTTATTGCCGGCAAGGTGTCAGTCGAGCGTGCACGCCCGCTCATCGAGCGCTACTTTGCGCCGATTCCCGCGGTCAAAGGCCTGCCCGCCGGTCCGCAAAGCCGACTGGTCGTGGAGCCGATTCAACCGACACCCCAGCGCCGCGAGCGGATGACTGTCGCAGCGCCGACGGGACAAGTTCTGGCTGTATGGAGCACACCCCGGTACGGCACGGCTGACGCCGACTATCTGACGCTTTTTGCGGAGATCCTCGCGGCGCCGGAGGTCGGTCGTCTGTATCTGCAGATGGTGTCGCTCGACACACTGGCCAGCACGACAGCTGCCGATGCGCAGATCGAGGAATTAGCAGGGTTGATTCGCGCGACGGTGTCGCTGCGGCCGGGGGCCAGTCCACAGAGAGCCGAATCAGTCTTCCTCAGTGTGGTCGATGAGTTGTCGCAGACCGGACCGACCGATTCGGAGCTGCGCACGGCGAAGGCGCGCCTGGCCACGCGAGAGGCGCGTCAGTGGGAGCGCCTAGGATTCCAAGGGTCGCGAATCGACTTGCTGGGCGAGGGGGCGCTCTACCTGGGCAACGCTGATGCCTATCGTGAGCGTGTCGAGCGCATTGCGAACGCGACCCGCGAGGATGTGGCGCACGCGGCTCGGATGTGGGTCCTCGGCCACGGATACGTCCTCAACGCAATTGCGCAAGCTTCTACCACCTCACCTGCCGATATTGATCGGACGCGCCCGGTATCGCTGCCGCCGGCCGTGCCGCCCAACTTGCCGCCGGTCATGGTGAAAACGCTGCCGGACAGTCTGACCCTGGCGACGATGGAGGTGCCAGAGTCGCGCCTGGTGAACGTCACGGCCACCCTCTCTCCACAGACGGCCAGAGCAACCGAGCAAATGCGCCGCATCGTTGCGCGGGCGCTTACGGATCGCCACCCCGAAAACCGTTCGCGGCGCGCGGAGGCATGGCGGGCGTGTATCGCCGCAGGAGGCGCCGTCGATGTTGCCGTGGATGGGGCTGCGACAACCATCACTATCGAAACACTGGTTGCCGGTACATCGCTGGCCTTGGAAGCAGCCGCAACGCTGTTCGTGTCCGAACCGTTAGACGGGGGCGCTGTAAGACGCGCCCTATCCGAAGACGAGGATCGTCGCGTGGCGCAGGACGCGACGACGCGTATTCGCGCGGCGCTTGCCGACCTTCTCGCTGGCGGCGAAGCGCGTGAGGGGCGAGACAACCGGGAGACCATCGCGGACGCGGCGATCCGGACGATGGTCTCAACGACCGGGGCGACTCTTATTGTCGCGGGTGGTATCCAATCATCGACTGTCGATGCAACCGTGAAGAAGCTCTTTGGTGACAGGAAAACCGTCCGAGCGGCCACCAACAATCAAGGGACACGACCGGCTCGGTCGATGGTCGGCGGCCCAGTCGCTTACGTCCTCGATGTTCCGGGTCGGCCCCAAACGCTGATCGCCGGCGGCCACAGCCTGGACCCGATCACGCCTGCGACATTCATCAAGGCACGACTCGCAACCGCGATCGTTGGCACGAGACTCAACGCGAACCTCCGCGAGCAGCGTCATTGGTCGTATGGAGCGCAAGCGATGCTAGCCGCGGCTTCGGACGGCACGCCGATGTTGTCAGTTGTGACCGAAGTGCAGGCCGACCGAACCGCGGATGCGATCGCAGAGATCCGGCGTGAGTTCGGTGCGACCGGCGGTGACAGCGAAACAGCGCGGTTGCCGTTCTATCGACGGGATCTCACTCGGCAGATCGTTGGCAGTGCGAACATAACGGCAGGCGTGGTTGATGCGCTGGTTGAGCTCACTCGCCGAGGTCTCCCCCTGACTTCCTATCCGGAATTGCTCCGTCAGGCTGCAGCCACCGATGAGACTGCGATCCGCGAATCCCTTAGTGTCTTGCACGCCGACGCACTGGTGTTCATTGTGGCAGGCGATATGGCGAGTCTGCGACCGCAGCTAGTGGCTGTCGGCATCACACCGATGCCGTTGCCTGAGTAA
- a CDS encoding serine hydrolase codes for MRIHTIGNVLLLITGASVISGSHAQTTGGKSGTAAQAPLSPREALIARAKSLELDTPYVPPPGDPLEHHTAGFAKVICSAVFITGLDPEFAAENVGYFTSPYAERAKVGRPVIDRIGKTVSVTLPSGVTRTAKYLGDQGCVTLPAGKSSVNFTPLPLKSQLPDASTLPWPMGDVPAKDALAADIDTAKVKQAVDAAFEPAEGMTSAFVVTWRGRLIGERYGETITGHTPLESWSMGKSVTATLMGILIKQGAYDLWQRAPIPEWQGEGDARAKIRIADLLRMSSGLRIKAPQDPDYDPSGTYPDHVYLYTGGVDSFHYAATRPLQWPPGMVGRYHNTDPVLINYLIRLAVEKRGEEYLSFPRRALFDKIGIRTIVIETDPFGNFLTQGYDFASGRDWARLGNLYLQDGVWKGERILPEGYVKFVSTVAPAWEADKRPVYGGFFWINGEGAFPVPKEAYFMAGAGGQTTLIIPSHDLVVVRLGHFKGSEPGTQSLRRALAILMEAVPHRPGVR; via the coding sequence GTGCGGATTCACACCATCGGGAACGTGCTCTTGCTGATCACCGGGGCGTCGGTCATCTCGGGATCACATGCCCAGACGACTGGAGGGAAGAGCGGCACCGCGGCTCAGGCGCCCCTCTCCCCCCGCGAGGCGCTCATCGCGCGCGCAAAATCGCTTGAGCTCGACACCCCGTACGTGCCACCTCCGGGCGACCCTCTTGAGCATCACACGGCCGGCTTCGCCAAAGTCATCTGCTCCGCGGTTTTCATCACTGGGCTCGATCCCGAGTTCGCCGCCGAGAACGTCGGGTACTTCACCAGCCCCTACGCTGAGCGCGCGAAGGTGGGAAGACCCGTGATCGATCGTATCGGGAAGACGGTGAGTGTGACGCTTCCCAGTGGCGTGACGCGCACGGCCAAGTATCTGGGTGACCAAGGCTGCGTGACGCTCCCCGCTGGAAAGTCCTCCGTGAATTTCACACCCCTGCCGCTCAAGAGCCAGCTCCCCGACGCTTCGACGCTGCCCTGGCCGATGGGCGACGTACCCGCCAAGGACGCCCTGGCGGCGGACATCGACACGGCCAAGGTCAAGCAAGCTGTGGATGCGGCCTTCGAGCCTGCCGAGGGCATGACGTCCGCCTTTGTGGTGACGTGGAGGGGCAGGCTCATTGGTGAGCGGTACGGCGAAACCATCACGGGGCACACGCCGCTCGAGAGCTGGTCGATGGGCAAGAGCGTGACGGCCACCCTCATGGGCATCCTCATCAAACAAGGGGCCTACGACCTGTGGCAGCGGGCGCCCATTCCCGAGTGGCAAGGGGAGGGCGATGCTCGCGCCAAGATCCGCATCGCCGACCTCCTGCGCATGTCGAGTGGGCTACGCATCAAGGCGCCCCAGGATCCAGACTACGATCCGTCAGGCACGTATCCCGACCACGTCTATCTCTACACGGGCGGCGTCGACTCATTTCACTACGCTGCCACCCGCCCGTTGCAATGGCCGCCCGGCATGGTGGGGCGCTATCACAACACCGACCCGGTCCTGATCAACTACCTCATCCGTCTGGCCGTCGAGAAACGGGGGGAAGAGTATCTCTCGTTCCCGCGGCGGGCCCTATTCGACAAGATCGGGATCCGAACCATAGTGATCGAAACGGACCCCTTCGGGAACTTCCTGACTCAGGGATACGATTTCGCGTCGGGACGCGACTGGGCCCGTCTCGGCAACCTCTACCTTCAGGATGGCGTGTGGAAGGGCGAACGGATTCTTCCCGAGGGATACGTCAAGTTTGTGTCCACGGTCGCGCCGGCGTGGGAGGCCGACAAGCGGCCCGTCTACGGCGGCTTCTTCTGGATCAACGGCGAAGGCGCGTTCCCAGTCCCTAAAGAGGCGTACTTCATGGCCGGTGCCGGGGGACAGACCACGCTGATCATTCCTTCGCACGACCTCGTGGTCGTTCGGCTGGGCCACTTCAAAGGCAGCGAACCCGGAACGCAGAGCCTGCGGAGAGCTCTCGCAATCCTGATGGAAGCCGTACCACACCGGCCTGGCGTTCGCTGA
- a CDS encoding radical SAM protein — MRVKMILPALTEAVSPFFRPIKYSLFPPLGLATLAGYLREEDEVRLQDEHVERLDLDDEPDLVVIQVYITSAKRAYRLADHYRRKGAYVALGGLHVTSLPEEAAPHADSIFLGPGEDTWPQFLADFSSGRPQPVYRSRVRTLAGLPPIRRDLIRRHLYLVPNSIVVSRGCPHACDFCYKEAFFEGGRGFYTQRVDAALAEIERLPGRHLYFLDDHLFGDVRFAAALFEGMRGMGRVWQAAGTVQSVLKPALLEKAVASGLRSLFVGFETLNPLGLRAQGKVQNLHRDYGETVRRLHSLGVMVNGSFVFGMDEDDASVFDRTVGWAIGEGIETATFHILTPYPGTALFQRMEAAGRILHRDWDLYDTRHVVFEGRGMRAGELESGYWRAYREFYRWGSIFRSASTTRSWGGRLRHLAYAGGWKKFEPLWDWVIRARRVSRMLPLLEAVLG, encoded by the coding sequence ATGAGAGTGAAGATGATCCTCCCCGCCCTCACCGAGGCGGTGAGCCCGTTCTTCCGTCCCATCAAGTACTCGCTCTTCCCTCCCCTGGGTCTCGCTACCCTCGCCGGCTACCTGCGCGAGGAGGACGAGGTCCGGCTCCAGGACGAGCACGTGGAGCGCCTCGACCTGGACGACGAGCCGGACTTGGTGGTCATCCAGGTTTACATCACCTCCGCCAAACGGGCCTACCGCCTAGCCGACCACTACCGGAGGAAAGGCGCCTACGTCGCTCTCGGTGGCCTCCACGTGACCTCGCTCCCGGAGGAGGCGGCCCCGCACGCCGATAGCATCTTCCTCGGCCCCGGCGAGGACACCTGGCCCCAGTTCCTGGCCGACTTCTCCTCCGGGCGGCCCCAGCCGGTCTACCGCTCGCGCGTCCGGACCCTCGCGGGTCTCCCCCCGATCCGCCGCGACCTCATCCGGCGCCACCTCTACCTCGTGCCCAACTCCATCGTCGTCTCGCGTGGCTGCCCCCACGCCTGCGACTTCTGCTACAAGGAGGCGTTCTTCGAGGGCGGGAGGGGCTTCTACACCCAGCGGGTGGACGCGGCTCTCGCGGAGATCGAACGCCTGCCCGGCCGCCACCTTTACTTCCTGGACGACCATCTCTTCGGCGACGTGCGCTTTGCGGCCGCGCTCTTCGAAGGCATGCGGGGCATGGGGCGCGTCTGGCAGGCGGCGGGCACGGTGCAGTCGGTGCTGAAGCCGGCTTTGCTCGAAAAGGCCGTCGCCTCTGGCCTGCGCAGCCTGTTCGTCGGCTTCGAGACGCTCAACCCTCTGGGCCTGCGCGCCCAGGGCAAGGTGCAGAACCTACACCGCGACTATGGCGAGACCGTGCGCCGGCTCCATAGCCTCGGAGTGATGGTCAACGGCAGCTTTGTGTTCGGGATGGACGAGGACGACGCCTCGGTGTTCGACCGGACCGTGGGCTGGGCCATCGGGGAGGGGATAGAGACCGCGACCTTCCACATCCTCACTCCCTATCCGGGCACCGCGTTGTTTCAGCGGATGGAAGCGGCCGGGCGCATCCTCCACCGGGACTGGGACCTCTACGACACGCGGCATGTGGTCTTCGAAGGCCGCGGCATGCGGGCCGGGGAGCTGGAATCAGGCTACTGGCGTGCCTACCGGGAGTTCTATCGCTGGGGCTCGATCTTTCGGAGCGCGTCCACGACGCGGTCGTGGGGCGGACGGCTTCGCCACCTGGCCTACGCCGGGGGATGGAAGAAGTTCGAGCCCCTCTGGGACTGGGTCATCCGCGCTCGAAGGGTCTCGCGGATGCTTCCCCTTCTCGAGGCCGTGCTGGGCTGA
- a CDS encoding secondary thiamine-phosphate synthase enzyme YjbQ: MAASLFVSVREAAVLRVCRDLIHLRTEKPLQFIDLTELVAERVRRSGVSEGMVMVQSRHTTAAVVVNENEPFLLEDFAHLLERWAPEGVPYRHNNLAAREAPLSDEKPNGHAHARALVLGASVSLNVAEGEIDIGQWQSVFLVELDGPRRRLVSVQVLGVVTADRGRP; this comes from the coding sequence ATGGCCGCGAGCCTATTCGTGAGCGTGCGGGAAGCGGCCGTTCTCCGCGTGTGCCGCGACCTCATCCACCTCCGGACGGAGAAGCCCTTGCAGTTCATCGACCTGACGGAGTTGGTGGCGGAGCGGGTCCGGAGGTCCGGCGTATCTGAAGGAATGGTCATGGTGCAGAGCCGGCACACGACCGCCGCCGTGGTCGTGAACGAGAACGAGCCCTTTCTCCTCGAGGATTTCGCTCACCTCCTCGAGCGCTGGGCCCCCGAAGGCGTCCCCTACCGCCACAACAACCTCGCGGCGCGGGAGGCTCCGCTCTCGGACGAGAAACCCAACGGACACGCCCACGCCCGAGCCCTGGTACTTGGCGCCTCCGTCTCTTTGAACGTCGCGGAAGGGGAGATCGACATCGGGCAATGGCAGAGCGTCTTCCTGGTCGAGCTCGACGGACCCCGGAGGCGCTTGGTGTCGGTCCAGGTCCTGGGCGTCGTGACCGCGGATCGCGGCCGGCCATGA
- a CDS encoding transcriptional regulator, whose protein sequence is MSVAVSGRRRYVFADFVLSPSRRVLLRGPREVSLIPRYFDLLVMLVERRGEAVHRREIFDAVWRDVVVTDGALSQAVRTLRRALGDDPRDPVFIRTLSRHGYRFVFSEVVEQPDEESVLPVAASAGARPPETPPPAAEPDPLGAALERLLAPGPLDGEERREAAESLHALGTEEALAGLDRRPGHARARALLRDTRWEVAGAGPVPLLGQPGLPATIGFLAWLRLRRTLRLAGARWAGAVAGGAVTGLIAGFLGGLALRLGPGSRAADSVSVVLGLVGLAIGGLGAAGVGAGLAAAEVLVRSFRGIALVVFGALGGGAVGAGAHLLALWTIQGLFGRDLSAVAGGFEGFVLGAATGLGYALATSRAEGGMAAPRGPARALAVLVTGLSCATAAVALAATGSYLGAMSLDFMANAFPGSQVGLAPLSRLLGEDEPGLFTRVVISAWEGLLFGSGLVLGLTRRPRSSVS, encoded by the coding sequence GTGAGCGTCGCGGTTTCCGGGAGGCGGCGCTATGTTTTCGCTGACTTCGTCCTCTCGCCCTCCCGCCGCGTGCTTCTCCGGGGCCCGCGCGAGGTTTCCTTGATCCCGCGCTATTTCGACCTCCTGGTGATGCTGGTCGAGAGGAGGGGGGAGGCCGTGCACCGGCGGGAGATTTTCGACGCTGTCTGGAGAGATGTCGTCGTCACGGACGGGGCGCTCAGCCAGGCAGTCCGGACCCTCCGCAGGGCGCTCGGGGACGACCCCCGCGACCCGGTCTTCATTCGCACGCTGTCGCGCCACGGGTACCGTTTCGTCTTTTCTGAAGTTGTTGAGCAGCCGGACGAGGAATCGGTGCTCCCTGTTGCCGCCAGCGCCGGCGCGCGCCCGCCCGAAACGCCCCCGCCCGCGGCGGAGCCGGATCCTCTCGGGGCGGCTCTCGAGCGGCTATTGGCTCCGGGCCCCCTCGACGGCGAGGAGCGGCGGGAGGCGGCGGAGTCGCTTCACGCCCTCGGCACCGAAGAGGCGCTGGCGGGCCTGGACCGCCGTCCAGGGCACGCGCGGGCGCGGGCCCTCCTTCGCGACACACGCTGGGAGGTCGCGGGCGCCGGCCCCGTACCTCTCCTCGGCCAACCGGGCCTGCCGGCGACGATCGGCTTCTTGGCCTGGCTGCGCTTGCGGCGGACTCTACGGCTCGCGGGCGCCCGCTGGGCGGGCGCCGTCGCGGGAGGCGCGGTTACTGGGCTCATCGCTGGGTTCCTGGGAGGCCTCGCCCTTCGCCTGGGGCCGGGCTCGCGCGCCGCCGACAGTGTGTCCGTCGTCCTCGGCCTGGTCGGGCTCGCCATCGGAGGGCTGGGTGCCGCCGGCGTCGGGGCCGGCCTCGCCGCGGCCGAAGTGCTCGTCCGGTCCTTCCGGGGGATCGCCCTTGTCGTCTTCGGAGCCCTGGGTGGAGGCGCGGTGGGCGCCGGAGCGCACCTGCTTGCGCTGTGGACGATCCAGGGGCTCTTCGGCCGCGACCTCTCGGCGGTCGCGGGCGGCTTCGAGGGGTTCGTGCTGGGCGCGGCCACCGGCCTTGGCTACGCGCTCGCTACCTCGCGGGCGGAAGGTGGCATGGCCGCCCCGCGCGGCCCGGCGCGTGCCCTCGCCGTGCTGGTCACGGGTCTTAGCTGTGCCACCGCAGCAGTGGCGCTCGCGGCGACGGGCAGCTACCTGGGCGCCATGAGCCTCGACTTCATGGCCAATGCCTTTCCGGGCTCGCAGGTGGGCCTCGCCCCCTTGTCGCGCTTGTTGGGGGAGGACGAGCCGGGCCTCTTCACCCGTGTGGTGATCAGCGCCTGGGAGGGTCTCCTCTTCGGCTCCGGCCTCGTCTTGGGTCTGACCCGGCGTCCCCGATCCTCGGTTTCCTGA
- a CDS encoding DUF2188 domain-containing protein — MEPTTDKPWKVVGWDTFAGDDYPVSQHATEKEAQQAAQEFLREIECQQPSERSGGQDGIQDQVSISGPNWVFYQVRFLLRGMKPCHRAAFLGAKLAGVLSSEDCEALRREVAHELPELSGFLEKSLVHKIEQPFFRQVEVIEATTQELRICAALAGEPRRAWLLSGRPENLNAIAELERPAELNNQKIATAYALNCSDWTLPPSPFGELLVTSFDEMPFRSPLTQEERAAVDELRARIGDRIQPVRLALGVGTSEVTIWLVSGQMVVERTMKLLINGHFEQQDAVCARGLPMPDGRFWGFVDPNPRNVPMDSWLSPQVWEARDDAFVCTWRAVGGPPKGPE; from the coding sequence ATGGAGCCTACGACTGACAAGCCCTGGAAGGTCGTCGGCTGGGATACGTTTGCCGGGGATGACTACCCCGTGTCCCAACACGCTACCGAGAAGGAAGCCCAACAAGCGGCGCAAGAGTTTCTGCGCGAGATCGAATGCCAACAACCCTCGGAAAGGTCCGGCGGACAAGATGGGATCCAGGACCAGGTCTCCATCTCTGGGCCCAATTGGGTCTTCTACCAGGTGCGATTTCTGCTGCGTGGGATGAAGCCCTGTCACCGCGCTGCATTTCTTGGTGCCAAGCTCGCAGGAGTGCTCTCGTCGGAGGACTGCGAGGCATTGCGCCGTGAAGTCGCCCACGAGCTACCCGAGCTGTCGGGATTCCTCGAGAAGAGTCTGGTGCACAAGATCGAGCAGCCGTTTTTCCGCCAAGTCGAGGTCATAGAAGCGACGACCCAGGAGTTGCGCATCTGCGCCGCTTTGGCCGGCGAGCCGCGGCGCGCATGGTTATTGAGCGGTCGACCCGAAAACCTGAACGCGATAGCCGAACTTGAGCGGCCAGCTGAACTCAATAACCAGAAGATCGCGACGGCGTACGCGCTCAACTGCTCCGATTGGACGTTGCCGCCATCGCCGTTCGGCGAACTGTTAGTCACGAGTTTCGACGAGATGCCATTTCGTTCGCCGCTCACACAGGAGGAGCGCGCGGCCGTGGACGAGCTGCGGGCCCGCATCGGTGACCGCATTCAGCCGGTGCGGCTCGCCTTGGGCGTCGGCACCTCCGAGGTCACGATTTGGCTGGTAAGTGGACAGATGGTTGTCGAGCGAACGATGAAGCTTCTAATCAACGGACATTTCGAACAGCAAGACGCTGTATGCGCGCGCGGGCTTCCGATGCCGGACGGCCGATTTTGGGGTTTCGTCGACCCAAACCCACGCAACGTTCCAATGGACTCTTGGCTTTCTCCGCAAGTATGGGAGGCGCGGGATGACGCTTTTGTTTGTACCTGGAGGGCCGTAGGCGGTCCTCCAAAGGGTCCTGAATGA
- a CDS encoding GTP pyrophosphokinase, translating into MSTLARAIAVAAQAHIDQKDKSGAPYILHPLRIMLRMDTEAEMMVAVLHDVVEDTDWSIDKLRSNGFPEVVLTAVESVTHREGESYDDFVARAAANPIGRRVKLADLEDNMDVRRIDELADRDLERVRKYHRAWRILTNTPR; encoded by the coding sequence ATGTCCACCCTTGCCAGAGCCATCGCTGTGGCTGCTCAGGCTCACATCGATCAGAAGGACAAGTCGGGTGCCCCCTACATCCTCCACCCGCTGCGGATCATGCTGCGCATGGACACCGAGGCGGAAATGATGGTCGCTGTGCTCCACGACGTAGTCGAGGATACCGACTGGAGTATCGACAAGCTGCGTTCGAACGGATTCCCGGAAGTGGTGTTGACGGCGGTCGAGAGCGTCACGCACCGAGAGGGGGAAAGCTACGACGATTTCGTCGCGCGTGCGGCCGCCAACCCGATCGGCCGCAGGGTCAAGCTCGCAGACCTCGAAGACAACATGGATGTGAGGCGTATCGACGAGCTCGCCGATCGGGATCTCGAGCGGGTCAGGAAGTACCATCGCGCGTGGCGAATCTTGACGAACACACCTCGCTGA